One genomic window of Haloarchaeobius salinus includes the following:
- a CDS encoding DUF2797 domain-containing protein has product MQIVGYRTETAERAPALVLASDGTVEREVLTPGTTLSFSLGDRWCAGAVDGDDHYACDRPGAPYCDRHTSRWPCARCTGDCDLPLANCREEHAVYLAAFAPDVFKVGVTKSRRLETRLREQGADRAAHVHTVSDGRIARQLEAEYAEEIPDRVRVPTKIAGLGGSVDEDAWTDLLTEFDVLETFSFDYGLDLDARPVPETLLSGTVRGVQGRVLVLERGGTTYAVDLRALVGHGVSREATDRRLQSSLGSFS; this is encoded by the coding sequence GTGCAGATCGTCGGCTACCGAACCGAGACCGCGGAGCGCGCGCCCGCGCTGGTGCTGGCGAGCGACGGGACGGTCGAACGCGAGGTGCTGACCCCCGGGACGACGCTGTCGTTCTCGCTGGGCGACCGCTGGTGTGCCGGTGCCGTCGACGGCGACGACCACTACGCCTGCGACCGGCCCGGGGCACCGTACTGCGACCGGCACACGAGCCGGTGGCCGTGTGCCCGGTGCACCGGCGACTGCGACCTGCCACTCGCGAACTGTCGCGAGGAGCACGCGGTGTACCTGGCGGCGTTCGCCCCGGACGTGTTCAAGGTCGGGGTGACGAAATCCCGCCGCCTGGAGACCCGGCTCCGCGAGCAGGGGGCCGACCGGGCGGCACACGTCCACACCGTCTCGGACGGCCGCATCGCCCGGCAGCTGGAGGCGGAGTACGCGGAGGAGATCCCCGACCGCGTGCGCGTGCCGACGAAGATAGCGGGGCTCGGCGGGAGCGTCGACGAAGACGCCTGGACCGACCTCCTGACGGAGTTCGACGTCCTCGAGACGTTCTCGTTCGACTACGGGCTCGACCTCGACGCACGACCGGTACCCGAGACGCTGCTCTCGGGGACGGTGCGCGGGGTGCAGGGTCGGGTCCTCGTCCTCGAGCGGGGTGGGACGACGTACGCGGTCGACCTGCGGGCGCTCGTCGGCCACGGCGTCTCGCGTGAGGCGACCGACCGCCGGCTCCAGTCGAGCCTCGGTTCGTTCTCGTAG